The following proteins are co-located in the Candidatus Eisenbacteria bacterium genome:
- a CDS encoding glycosyltransferase, translated as MKGNKEKISVLHIIGALDVGGAEKNLVGLATSLSSLGFDVTIATVSRRGTLADELESHGIEVRNIGFRMRYFVPGLLRLISLLREKNIDVIHTHLYQAGILGRIAGTMAQVPVVVTTEHTLTPWKKRRHILLEKMLIPFTDRYHATCTAVVENRIRVEGLPEKKLLVIPNGVDTTIFQPKPMPTALKESLGVDTTKAFGTVARLVPAKGMEFFLRASQKVMKEYPGSRALIVGDGPLMEKLTNYAAELGISDKVRFFGERNEVPELVRMMDIFVLSSLREGLPLSLLEASACGKPIVATRVGGNEDIVIDGVTGFLVQKEDSDSLAEKILVLLRDDSLAREMGRQARKRIERGFSFEAVAGKTAQSYRELLAQKKQGS; from the coding sequence GTGAAAGGGAACAAAGAAAAGATTTCTGTTCTTCACATTATCGGGGCGCTTGACGTTGGGGGTGCAGAAAAAAATCTCGTCGGACTCGCCACGTCTCTTTCTTCGCTCGGTTTTGACGTAACTATCGCAACAGTCTCCAGAAGGGGAACGCTCGCCGATGAGCTCGAGTCCCATGGAATAGAGGTGAGGAATATCGGCTTCAGGATGAGGTACTTTGTCCCCGGCCTTCTTCGCCTCATCTCACTTCTCAGGGAGAAGAACATCGATGTAATTCACACTCATCTGTATCAGGCGGGCATCCTGGGCAGAATAGCAGGAACGATGGCGCAGGTGCCCGTCGTCGTGACGACAGAGCATACGCTGACCCCGTGGAAGAAGAGAAGGCACATCCTTCTTGAGAAAATGCTAATCCCGTTCACCGACCGCTATCATGCCACCTGTACCGCCGTTGTCGAAAACAGAATCAGAGTGGAAGGTCTGCCGGAGAAGAAACTTCTCGTGATTCCCAACGGGGTGGACACGACCATATTTCAACCCAAGCCTATGCCCACAGCTCTGAAAGAATCCCTCGGGGTTGACACGACAAAGGCGTTTGGCACGGTCGCGAGACTTGTCCCGGCAAAGGGAATGGAGTTCTTTCTCAGAGCATCTCAGAAGGTCATGAAGGAGTATCCGGGTTCAAGAGCCTTGATTGTTGGAGACGGACCATTAATGGAGAAGCTCACGAATTATGCCGCAGAGCTGGGAATCTCGGACAAGGTTCGTTTCTTTGGTGAAAGAAACGAAGTTCCGGAACTGGTTCGAATGATGGATATTTTCGTTCTTTCCTCTTTGAGGGAGGGGCTTCCGCTGTCTTTGCTCGAAGCGTCGGCCTGCGGGAAACCGATTGTTGCAACAAGGGTGGGAGGAAATGAGGATATTGTAATAGATGGCGTTACCGGATTCCTGGTTCAAAAAGAAGACTCAGACAGCCTTGCCGAAAAAATTCTCGTCCTTCTCAGGGATGATTCCCTTGCACGGGAGATGGGCCGGCAGGCAAGAAAAAGAATCGAACGGGGGTTCAGCTTCGAAGCCGTCGCCGGAAAGACTGCACAGTCATACAGAGAGCTTCTTGCTCAAAAGAAACAAGGATCTTGA
- a CDS encoding polysaccharide deacetylase family protein, whose product MKNFLFWVILVIAVFLSLFASGRIARDLPIDVRYILVPAAVLAATIAARIFMLNLTPQAVPVLYYHSINDECLNPAWAHLSCPVRTFETQMAYLKRRGFRAITLDQLHDHILGRKILEEKSVVITFDDGFLDNWVYAFPILKRLGLKGTVFLSTDFIDPKAGVRPTARHGEGRGSTRIESKGYLSWQEIETMAKSGVFDFQSHASSHTWLFSSDRIVDFHHPNDCYFWLDWNYFPEHKPYWLTSYPVTPAPFGTPVFSHGKALEVTRFIENPSFSAEIVSFVERNGGTAFFSKPGWKEDLTKHSQEIAVSVPPGRLETESERNERLRGELAGSRQIISSKLNASVNFLAWPGGGKNENSIRIALNDAGYLATAGKGERNIPFGKASTFTRISGGPMYTGKKSLIWDFLGFVAVVEVFRGNCFFYPLLFLVNRVGFLRRLAVKLQKKAASRTGSYE is encoded by the coding sequence TTGAAGAATTTTCTGTTCTGGGTGATTCTCGTTATCGCTGTGTTTCTTTCGCTTTTCGCATCGGGTAGAATCGCCAGAGATCTGCCGATCGACGTCCGGTACATACTGGTCCCCGCGGCGGTTCTAGCTGCTACTATCGCTGCCCGAATCTTCATGCTTAATCTCACTCCCCAGGCGGTTCCGGTTCTCTATTACCACAGCATCAACGATGAATGCCTGAATCCTGCCTGGGCGCACCTTTCATGCCCCGTCAGGACCTTTGAGACACAGATGGCATACCTCAAGCGTCGCGGATTCAGAGCAATTACCCTTGATCAGCTGCATGATCACATACTCGGAAGGAAGATCCTTGAAGAGAAGTCGGTGGTAATCACCTTTGACGACGGCTTTCTTGACAACTGGGTCTATGCCTTCCCTATCCTCAAGCGGCTTGGCCTTAAAGGAACTGTCTTTCTCTCCACGGACTTCATTGATCCAAAGGCTGGAGTAAGGCCGACAGCACGGCACGGCGAAGGTCGTGGGAGCACGCGGATTGAGTCGAAGGGTTACCTCTCCTGGCAAGAAATCGAAACCATGGCCAAGAGCGGAGTGTTCGATTTCCAATCGCACGCATCGAGCCATACCTGGCTTTTTTCGAGCGACAGGATCGTTGATTTCCATCATCCGAACGATTGCTACTTTTGGCTTGATTGGAACTACTTCCCGGAGCACAAACCTTATTGGCTGACTTCTTATCCCGTGACGCCCGCTCCATTCGGAACCCCTGTTTTCTCTCACGGCAAAGCCCTCGAAGTGACTCGTTTCATCGAAAATCCCTCCTTCTCCGCGGAGATTGTCTCATTTGTGGAGCGCAACGGAGGAACGGCGTTTTTCTCAAAGCCGGGGTGGAAGGAGGACCTGACCAAGCATTCGCAGGAGATCGCGGTGTCTGTCCCGCCGGGAAGGCTCGAAACAGAGAGTGAGAGAAACGAAAGGCTAAGGGGAGAACTTGCCGGAAGCAGGCAGATCATATCATCGAAACTCAATGCGAGCGTCAATTTTCTGGCCTGGCCCGGCGGCGGGAAAAATGAGAACTCGATAAGGATTGCCTTGAACGATGCAGGATATCTCGCAACTGCCGGAAAAGGCGAAAGGAATATTCCTTTCGGCAAAGCTTCAACCTTCACGAGAATTTCGGGGGGCCCAATGTACACCGGAAAAAAATCACTCATTTGGGACTTCCTGGGATTCGTCGCTGTTGTTGAAGTATTCAGAGGCAACTGTTTTTTTTATCCCCTCCTGTTTCTCGTCAACAGGGTCGGTTTTCTCAGGCGGCTCGCGGTGAAGCTGCAGAAGAAGGCGGCATCTCGAACAGGGAGTTATGAGTAG